A genomic stretch from Macaca nemestrina isolate mMacNem1 chromosome 16, mMacNem.hap1, whole genome shotgun sequence includes:
- the LOC105485374 gene encoding putative methyltransferase-like protein 21E isoform X2 produces MKKTSIYHQPSFHYLLDSEAQEETREDYDDKQVVTEIMARCFIPTSITTTSWESFHFIGHEIRITEAMDCYGAVVWPSALVLCYFLETNAKQYNMVDKNVIEIGAGTGLVSIVASLLGAHVTATDLPELLGNLQYNISRNTKMKSKHLPQVKELSWGVALDTNFPRSSNNFDYILAADVVYAHPFLEELLITFDHLCKETTIILWAMKFRFPFLVT; encoded by the exons agACCAGAGAAGACTATGATGACAAGCAGGTGGTCACAGAGATCATGGCAAGATGTTTTATTCCGACTTCGATAACAACTACTTCCTgggaaagttttcattttattggtCATGAGATTCGAATTACTGAGGCCATGGATTGTTACGGTGCTGTTGTTTGGCCATCG GCCCTTGTTCTATGCTATTTCCTGGAAACAAATGCAAAGCAGTATAATATGGTTGACAAAAACGTGATTGAAATTGGAGCTGGAACAGGACTAGTCTCCATTGTGGCAAGTTTACTTG GTGCTCATGTGACGGCCACAGATTTACCCGAATTACTTGGAAACCTGCAATATAATATTTCCCGAAACAccaaaatgaaaagcaagcaTTTGCCTCAGGTTAAAGAACTCTCCTGGGGAGTAGCTTTAGATACAAACTTCCCCAGGTCTTCTAATAATTTTGACTATATTTTGGCAGCAGATGTGGTCTACGCTCATCCTTTCTTGGAAGAGCTCCTCATTACCTTTGACCATCTGTGCAAAGAAACCACCATCATCCTCTGGGCCATGAAATTCAG ATTTCCATTTCTTGTAacctag
- the LOC105485374 gene encoding putative methyltransferase-like protein 21E isoform X3 encodes MKKTSIYHQPSFHYLLDSEAQEETREDYDDKQVVTEIMARCFIPTSITTTSWESFHFIGHEIRITEAMDCYGAVVWPSALVLCYFLETNAKQYNMVDKNVIEIGAGTGLVSIVASLLGAHVTATDLPELLGNLQYNISRNTKMKSKHLPQVKELSWGVALDTNFPRSSNNFDYILAADVVYAHPFLEELLITFDHLCKETTIILWAMKFSLLLT; translated from the exons agACCAGAGAAGACTATGATGACAAGCAGGTGGTCACAGAGATCATGGCAAGATGTTTTATTCCGACTTCGATAACAACTACTTCCTgggaaagttttcattttattggtCATGAGATTCGAATTACTGAGGCCATGGATTGTTACGGTGCTGTTGTTTGGCCATCG GCCCTTGTTCTATGCTATTTCCTGGAAACAAATGCAAAGCAGTATAATATGGTTGACAAAAACGTGATTGAAATTGGAGCTGGAACAGGACTAGTCTCCATTGTGGCAAGTTTACTTG GTGCTCATGTGACGGCCACAGATTTACCCGAATTACTTGGAAACCTGCAATATAATATTTCCCGAAACAccaaaatgaaaagcaagcaTTTGCCTCAGGTTAAAGAACTCTCCTGGGGAGTAGCTTTAGATACAAACTTCCCCAGGTCTTCTAATAATTTTGACTATATTTTGGCAGCAGATGTGGTCTACGCTCATCCTTTCTTGGAAGAGCTCCTCATTACCTTTGACCATCTGTGCAAAGAAACCACCATCATCCTCTGGGCCATGAAATTCAG TCTGTTACTTACATAA
- the LOC105485374 gene encoding putative methyltransferase-like protein 21E isoform X1 has product MKKTSIYHQPSFHYLLDSEAQEETREDYDDKQVVTEIMARCFIPTSITTTSWESFHFIGHEIRITEAMDCYGAVVWPSALVLCYFLETNAKQYNMVDKNVIEIGAGTGLVSIVASLLGAHVTATDLPELLGNLQYNISRNTKMKSKHLPQVKELSWGVALDTNFPRSSNNFDYILAADVVYAHPFLEELLITFDHLCKETTIILWAMKFRLEKENKFIDRFKELFDLEEISSFPSLNIKLYKAVKKNRRSV; this is encoded by the exons agACCAGAGAAGACTATGATGACAAGCAGGTGGTCACAGAGATCATGGCAAGATGTTTTATTCCGACTTCGATAACAACTACTTCCTgggaaagttttcattttattggtCATGAGATTCGAATTACTGAGGCCATGGATTGTTACGGTGCTGTTGTTTGGCCATCG GCCCTTGTTCTATGCTATTTCCTGGAAACAAATGCAAAGCAGTATAATATGGTTGACAAAAACGTGATTGAAATTGGAGCTGGAACAGGACTAGTCTCCATTGTGGCAAGTTTACTTG GTGCTCATGTGACGGCCACAGATTTACCCGAATTACTTGGAAACCTGCAATATAATATTTCCCGAAACAccaaaatgaaaagcaagcaTTTGCCTCAGGTTAAAGAACTCTCCTGGGGAGTAGCTTTAGATACAAACTTCCCCAGGTCTTCTAATAATTTTGACTATATTTTGGCAGCAGATGTGGTCTACGCTCATCCTTTCTTGGAAGAGCTCCTCATTACCTTTGACCATCTGTGCAAAGAAACCACCATCATCCTCTGGGCCATGAAATTCAGGttggagaaggaaaataaatttatagatAGATTTAAGGAGTTGTTTGACCTGGAGGAAATTTCCAGTTTCCCTAGCCTGAATATTAAGTTGTATAAAGCTGTGAAGAAAAACCGGAGGAGTGTATGA